The nucleotide sequence ATATCAGTGAGCGAGCCGCTGCCTAAATCGGTAACCACCGGCAAATTATACTCTTTTCCTAGAGCGACCAATTCCTCTTCCGACACCGAGCTGGTGAAGCCTTGAATGTGGTAATTGCTGGTGTGAACTTTCATCAAAAAGGCGGTATTTTCGGTGATCGCATTGCGATAATCTTTCAAATGCGTGCGGTTGGTGGTGCCGACTTCCACCAACTTACAGCCCGCCTGAGCCATAATATCGGGAATGCGGAACGCCCCGCCAATTTCCACCAACTCGCCACGAGAAACAATCACCTCTTTACCTTGAGCGAAAGTCGCCAACATCAACAACACCGCTGCCGCATTGTTATTCACCACGCAAGCCGCTTCCGCTCCGGTTAATTGCTGGATGAGTTCGGAAATGTAATTATCTCGGTGCGAGCGTTTGCCCTCATCAATATCAAACTCCAACGCCACATTATGTCGCATTGCGTTGGTGGCGGCGGAAATCGCCTTTTCCGACCACAATCCACGCCCCAAATTGGTGTGCAACACCGTGCCGGTAAGGTTAAACACGGTGCGGATTTTCACCTCACTCAACGCTTGGAGTTTTTCTCCCAACATCGCAAAAAAAGCGTTTTCATCAGCGATAAAGTCAGGCAAGGCTTGATGTTCAATAATCTGTTTACGAGCTTGTTCAAGCAAAATTCGGGCTTGTTCCACAACGGAAGAAAGTGTAAATTTTTGGCATAATTCGACCGCTTGTGGCTGTTTCAGTAAGGCATCAATTGAGGGAAGTTGGCGGAATAGTTGTTGCATAATCATTTTCTTTGGCGAAAGTTTTGAACAATTCTAATAAATAAAGTAGAATATTGCCACACATTCGGAAGTGCGTCATCTCCGGTGAGGTGGCAGGATTTCAAATCCTGTTGAGGACGCCAGCGTTCTCGGGTGGGTTCGACTCCCATTCACTTCCGCCAAATTCTAAGGCTGTTGAAAATTCAATAGCTTTTTTTATTTCTACTTTTCTATTTCCCTCCCAAAAGTTTTTCTAAAAAATGAGATCTAGCTCACATTTTCCTATTTTTCTATTTGTAGTAAAAATTTATAGGTTTATAATTATTTGGAGTATTTCTTCATAAATCTAGTCTTTTGATTACCTTTTAAAATCAAAAAAGGAAGCATTATGTCAAAACTATCTCATGATTCTATTTTAGATCAAATCCAAAACGGCTTAATTGCCTCTTGCCAACCTGTCGATGATGGCCCGATGGACAAACCTGAAATTGTCGCTGCAATGGCGGCGGCGTCTGTCATTGGCGGTGCGAAAGGGATTCGCATTGAAGGTGTAGAAAACTTAAAAGCCGCTCGTGCAGCCGTTCAAGTGCCGATTATCGGCATTGTGAAGCGTGACTTACCGGATTCTCCAGTTCGTATTACCCCTTTCTTGGAAGATATTGACGCTTTAGCCGAAGCTGGAGCGGATATTATTGCTGTAGACGGCACGTTCCGCACACGCCCTGTTAGCATTGAAGATGCGGTAAAACGCATTCACGAAAAAGGCTGTTTAGCGATGGCGGATTGCTCAAACATCGAAGAAGGTTTGCACTGCCAGCAGCTCGGTTTTGATATTGTCGGCAGCACAATGTCGGGCTATACCGGAGGCAAAGTGCCGGACGAACCGGATTATCAATTAGTAAAAGATTTAAAAGCCGCTGGTTGTAATGTCATGGCGGAAGGGCGTTATAACACGCCTGAACTTGCCAAAGTGGCGATTGAAATCGGGGCGGATTACGTTACTGTCGGTTCAGCATTAACCCGTTTGGAGCATATTGTCAGCTGGTTTGCGGATTCCATTAAATCGGCTCAAAAATAGAGGTTCATTATGCGTTGTTTAGCCATTGATATTGGCGGTACAAAAATAGCCACGGCGATTGTTCAGCATAGTCAGGTTGAGCAACGCCGCCAAGTGCAAACGCCAACGGATAGACCTCAAGCCGATCAAGCGGCGAGTTTGCACCAAGTGATCAAAGAAATTATGCAGAGCTACCAAGGGCAATTTGATTTTGTTTCGGTGGCTTCAACCGGCATTATTAACCAAGGTGTGCTCACCGCTCTCAACCCGAAAAACTTGGGTGGATTGGCGGAATTTCCGCTGAAAGCAAGCATTGCTCGCCACACCGATAAACCAATTGGGTTATTAAACGATGTGCAAGCGGCGGTGTGTGCAGAATACTTGGTGGAAAACCAACAAGCGGTCAAAAACTTTGTATTTATTACCGTTTCAACCGGTGTCGGTGGCGGCATTATTTTAAACGGTGAACTGCAAACTGGCCCGAACGGCATTGCAGGGCATATTGGGCATACATTAGCCGATCCGAATGGCCCAGTGTGCGGTTGCGGTCGAGTAGGTTGTGTGGAAGCGGTTGCCGCGGGGCGTGCGATTGAAGCGGTGGCAAGCA is from Mannheimia varigena and encodes:
- the selA gene encoding L-seryl-tRNA(Sec) selenium transferase yields the protein MQQLFRQLPSIDALLKQPQAVELCQKFTLSSVVEQARILLEQARKQIIEHQALPDFIADENAFFAMLGEKLQALSEVKIRTVFNLTGTVLHTNLGRGLWSEKAISAATNAMRHNVALEFDIDEGKRSHRDNYISELIQQLTGAEAACVVNNNAAAVLLMLATFAQGKEVIVSRGELVEIGGAFRIPDIMAQAGCKLVEVGTTNRTHLKDYRNAITENTAFLMKVHTSNYHIQGFTSSVSEEELVALGKEYNLPVVTDLGSGSLTDMKALNLPAEPMVQQKVATGVDLVSFSGDKLLGGPQAGIIVGSKAMIEQLQQHPLKRVLRCDKVILSALEATLRHYLFPEKLTDELPTFHLLTQSLDSLQHKAERLKNALSKRLDSCYILQIEPSLAQIGSGALPSETLPSLAVTISAEKQSDLLALEKQFKTYPSPIIGRFAQQKFWLDLRSVAEFEKLIEMLRR
- a CDS encoding N-acetylmannosamine-6-phosphate 2-epimerase — protein: MSKLSHDSILDQIQNGLIASCQPVDDGPMDKPEIVAAMAAASVIGGAKGIRIEGVENLKAARAAVQVPIIGIVKRDLPDSPVRITPFLEDIDALAEAGADIIAVDGTFRTRPVSIEDAVKRIHEKGCLAMADCSNIEEGLHCQQLGFDIVGSTMSGYTGGKVPDEPDYQLVKDLKAAGCNVMAEGRYNTPELAKVAIEIGADYVTVGSALTRLEHIVSWFADSIKSAQK
- a CDS encoding N-acetylmannosamine kinase, yielding MRCLAIDIGGTKIATAIVQHSQVEQRRQVQTPTDRPQADQAASLHQVIKEIMQSYQGQFDFVSVASTGIINQGVLTALNPKNLGGLAEFPLKASIARHTDKPIGLLNDVQAAVCAEYLVENQQAVKNFVFITVSTGVGGGIILNGELQTGPNGIAGHIGHTLADPNGPVCGCGRVGCVEAVAAGRAIEAVASKWDSPCSPKEVFERFRQGNPQAVELVEKSAKAIANLIADLKISLDIQKVVLGGSVGLAEGYLPLVQRYLSEMPTVYQCALENAQSGQDAGLIGAAWWAENCLKQGFTL